The Myroides fluvii region TTTTAAAAATAGAATGAATATGCAGTTCGGCACTCATCACTATCTTTGCAAACTTAACAAATCTACTTTATTTAAAAAAGAGTAGACACAAACTTTATTTTAGGATAATATTACAATTTTATCAATTTTATAAAAAAAATTCAATTAAGTATCGTAAAAAACTGAATCATTAAAGATATTTACTGAATTCTCCTATTATTTAAAAAAATAAAGTCAAAATTATTTACCTTCTCATTATTTTACCTTTTCTTCTGAACGAAAAAGAAACGCTTTTTACTTTTTATATCTTCTTATTTTTGTGCTGGAAGTCCCTATTAATCTCCCCCTAATCTCCTCAGCTAATCCGTTAATCCCCACGTGCGTATCCAAATATAGGTATAAAAAAAAATCGTCAAAATTGACGATTTTTTATACTCTTGTATCTTTTCTTATCTAAAAAAGCGACTATGCCAGCTTTCTTCAGCAGGTACTTCCCAATATTCTCGGTATTCACCTAAATCATTCACGAGGTTATTGAACACGATTGTATGGGCAGAAACAGCTTTGGTTTTCACCATTTGCTTAAACTCCATAACCGTTTTGAAGGCAATAAACTCACCCGTTTTATAGGTAACGTTCATTTTATCCAACAAATCTACGTTGTATTTTTGCTCTATATCTTGAATCACACGAACAGATGCATCTATCGAACAACCCGATGCCGGGTGAATATCCTGATCAACAACCAAGATAATAAAGCGATTGTATTTAATCTCGTATGAAGCTGTTAATGGCGTAGCATGAGCTAC contains the following coding sequences:
- a CDS encoding ABC transporter ATPase, with amino-acid sequence MFKPFDEMPDHSRVWIYQSNRKFTDEEVQDIDAVLSRFTAEWVAHATPLTASYEIKYNRFIILVVDQDIHPASGCSIDASVRVIQDIEQKYNVDLLDKMNVTYKTGEFIAFKTVMEFKQMVKTKAVSAHTIVFNNLVNDLGEYREYWEVPAEESWHSRFFR